One region of Chryseobacterium sp. C-71 genomic DNA includes:
- a CDS encoding transposase codes for MKQGRKIYDPASVQLSYERSNILELARELCIEVTMLYKWRKDYQEFGEMSFPGKGNFKQTPEQEKIHELEKRLRDAELERDILKKAIAIFPRAVDEIQVH; via the coding sequence ATGAAACAAGGGCGAAAAATCTATGATCCGGCTTCAGTTCAATTGAGCTATGAGCGATCTAATATTTTGGAACTGGCAAGAGAGCTTTGTATTGAAGTTACGATGCTTTACAAATGGAGAAAAGATTATCAGGAGTTTGGAGAGATGAGTTTTCCAGGAAAGGGTAATTTCAAACAAACTCCAGAGCAAGAAAAAATTCATGAATTAGAAAAAAGACTTAGAGATGCAGAGCTTGAGCGCGATATATTGAAAAAAGCAATCGCCATTTTTCCAAGAGCGGTCGATGAAATACAAGTTCATTAA
- a CDS encoding TolC family protein produces the protein MNKIAGLFVVISSMMTAQQQMSLLDCENAFQQNNLQLLAEQYNINMADADILQAKIWELPQMSGYINAYNPEDRKVLDAGKAKGFEVTQLIYMGGKKKNEVAFAKSNKDLAQLQFTQLLVELRTQLHTNYYNLYYEKLKLENTNKQLGYMNDLLKAYKVQSAKGNVSLKDEVRLQSIVIQLNNDKLGINKDILEFEQNLKVLTGIAENIEPQISDDEVKQILAAQPFGDESDLKRKAIENNADYLFNLKLIDNSKLYAQWQKSLNVPDLNVGAEYDQASGTFRNEVNVKVGIPIPLWKVNKGNVQKANFAIQQNQRNAEFQKLNLETKVQSAFQMWKNQYEQLLEIKSTDLDNLDLVYNGILKNFRNGNVNLIDFTDFMESYRQTSLQIYDMKNELIQSAEQLNQLVQTKIFY, from the coding sequence ATGAACAAAATTGCAGGACTGTTCGTTGTTATTTCTTCGATGATGACAGCGCAACAGCAAATGTCGCTTTTGGATTGCGAAAATGCCTTTCAGCAAAATAATCTTCAGCTTCTTGCCGAACAGTACAACATCAATATGGCTGATGCTGATATTCTGCAGGCTAAAATCTGGGAACTTCCGCAGATGAGTGGTTACATCAATGCATATAATCCCGAGGACAGAAAAGTTTTAGATGCCGGTAAAGCCAAAGGTTTTGAAGTGACACAGCTGATTTACATGGGCGGAAAGAAGAAAAATGAAGTCGCTTTTGCAAAATCCAATAAAGATTTGGCGCAGCTTCAATTTACGCAATTGCTGGTTGAATTAAGAACACAGCTTCATACCAATTACTACAATCTTTATTATGAAAAACTGAAGCTTGAAAATACAAATAAGCAATTGGGATATATGAATGATCTATTGAAAGCTTATAAAGTACAATCTGCTAAAGGAAATGTTTCGTTAAAAGATGAAGTGAGACTGCAAAGCATCGTCATTCAGTTGAATAATGATAAACTGGGAATCAATAAAGACATTTTGGAATTTGAGCAAAACTTAAAAGTTCTTACAGGAATTGCCGAAAATATAGAGCCTCAGATTTCAGATGACGAAGTAAAACAAATTCTTGCTGCGCAACCATTTGGTGATGAATCTGATTTAAAAAGGAAAGCCATCGAAAACAACGCAGATTATTTATTTAATCTAAAACTGATTGATAATTCTAAACTGTATGCTCAATGGCAAAAATCTCTCAATGTTCCGGATCTGAATGTGGGTGCAGAATATGATCAAGCTTCCGGAACTTTTAGAAATGAAGTCAATGTAAAGGTTGGAATTCCGATTCCGCTTTGGAAAGTGAATAAAGGAAATGTGCAGAAAGCTAATTTTGCCATTCAGCAAAATCAGAGAAATGCAGAATTTCAAAAACTGAATCTCGAAACTAAAGTGCAGTCCGCTTTTCAAATGTGGAAAAATCAGTATGAACAGTTGCTAGAAATTAAATCTACCGACCTCGATAATCTCGACTTAGTCTATAACGGAATTCTGAAAAACTTCAGAAACGGAAACGTCAATCTCATCGATTTTACAGATTTTATGGAAAGTTACCGTCAGACTTCGCTTCAGATCTATGATATGAAAAACGAACTGATACAGTCTGCAGAACAACTCAATCAATTGGTACAAACGAAAATCTTCTATTAA
- a CDS encoding response regulator transcription factor: MNILLLEDDLILSAELSKFLESNRFTTDRIYDGETFLRQIKNNSYDLYLLDINVPKINGLDVCQTIRSFDKNTPIIIISAYGDLSDKKDAFTRLADDYLVKPFQFEELLLRMNSLLRRKVPTDNADQDIIRVDDLIINKTEQKVFRAGNEIALTLKEFQLLVYLAEAQGRTVSKQQITENVWEHNFNTNTNTVEVYINFLRKKLDKDFKVKLIHTRSGFGYYLNPL; this comes from the coding sequence ATGAATATTCTTCTTTTGGAGGACGACCTCATTCTCTCTGCAGAATTGAGTAAGTTTTTGGAGTCAAACCGTTTTACCACCGACAGAATTTATGACGGAGAAACCTTTCTGCGCCAAATAAAAAATAATTCTTATGATCTGTATCTTTTAGATATCAATGTTCCAAAGATAAACGGATTGGATGTCTGTCAAACCATTAGGTCTTTCGATAAAAATACACCTATCATTATCATTTCCGCCTACGGAGATCTTTCAGATAAAAAAGATGCTTTTACAAGGCTGGCTGATGATTATCTGGTAAAACCTTTTCAGTTTGAAGAGTTATTGTTGCGTATGAATTCTTTATTGAGAAGAAAAGTGCCGACTGATAATGCGGATCAGGACATTATCAGAGTTGACGATTTAATTATCAATAAAACCGAACAAAAAGTCTTCAGAGCAGGAAACGAAATTGCTTTGACCTTAAAAGAATTTCAGCTCCTAGTTTATCTGGCAGAAGCGCAAGGAAGGACGGTTTCAAAACAGCAGATTACCGAAAACGTCTGGGAACATAATTTTAATACCAACACCAATACCGTTGAGGTTTACATCAATTTTCTTAGAAAGAAATTAGATAAAGATTTTAAAGTGAAGTTGATTCACACGCGTTCAGGTTTCGGGTATTATTTAAATCCTTTGTAG
- a CDS encoding ATP-binding protein produces the protein MSLKRKIALTLSISFSLLFGIVLIIIYVSFNDFRKEEFKERFVRRLDFTTNFISKSKNFENEAPIFFNENSDNVLLNETILIFNAKKELIYSTIKDRKVTWDKNILQEVDQKKAVHQENTYPEVYAALKNINGENYYILTSAFDTNGQSKLDYLKYLLITAFITCTLLIGFFSYYFMGKFLQPLEDLNKEISEVTAHKLTTQIPVEQSNDEISILAQSFNTMIVRLNDVFQSQKDFTASASHEIRTPITRMAFQLENLIKLEQHSPDTLSALKQMLKDVYQLSDLTNSLLLLTKFDKENIQTIYEEVRIDEVIFESFERVQKSFPNLNMDFLISENTSDQAFLTLKGVQSLLTIVFINLFKNAAVYSDDSEAKVLITENESQLIVDVVSAGNTISTEEQPKLFDAFMRGNNSQNITGSGLGLRIAKRILEYHNAKINYNSPAEYTNKFTVTFNK, from the coding sequence ATGTCTTTAAAAAGGAAAATTGCGCTCACGCTTAGCATCTCGTTTTCATTACTTTTTGGTATTGTTCTCATCATTATTTATGTTTCTTTTAATGATTTCAGAAAGGAGGAGTTTAAAGAAAGGTTTGTCCGTAGATTAGATTTTACAACCAACTTTATTTCTAAGTCTAAAAACTTTGAGAACGAAGCACCCATTTTCTTCAATGAAAATTCAGATAATGTCTTGTTGAATGAAACAATTTTGATTTTTAATGCTAAAAAAGAACTGATTTACAGTACTATAAAAGACAGAAAAGTAACATGGGATAAAAATATTTTACAGGAAGTTGATCAAAAAAAAGCCGTTCACCAAGAAAATACCTATCCTGAAGTATACGCTGCTTTGAAAAACATCAACGGCGAAAATTATTACATTCTCACCAGCGCATTTGATACGAACGGACAGTCGAAATTGGATTATCTAAAATATCTTTTAATTACCGCTTTCATCACTTGTACGCTTCTGATTGGATTTTTCAGCTATTATTTTATGGGCAAATTTCTTCAGCCGTTGGAAGATTTGAACAAAGAAATTTCTGAGGTGACCGCACATAAGCTGACAACACAGATTCCTGTAGAGCAGTCGAATGATGAAATCAGTATTCTTGCGCAGTCTTTTAATACGATGATTGTTCGTCTGAATGATGTTTTTCAGTCACAAAAAGATTTTACGGCAAGTGCATCGCACGAAATCCGAACACCGATTACCAGAATGGCCTTCCAATTGGAAAATTTAATTAAACTCGAACAGCATTCTCCCGACACACTTTCAGCATTGAAGCAAATGTTAAAAGATGTCTATCAGCTTTCAGATTTAACGAACTCTCTTTTGCTGCTCACAAAATTCGATAAAGAAAATATTCAGACGATATATGAGGAAGTACGAATTGATGAAGTTATATTTGAATCTTTCGAGCGTGTTCAAAAAAGTTTTCCCAATCTCAATATGGATTTTTTGATCTCTGAAAATACTTCCGACCAGGCTTTTCTGACGTTAAAAGGAGTACAATCGTTACTCACTATTGTTTTTATCAATTTATTTAAAAATGCTGCTGTCTATTCCGACGATTCTGAAGCGAAAGTTTTAATCACAGAAAATGAATCTCAACTCATCGTAGACGTTGTATCAGCCGGAAATACCATTTCAACGGAAGAGCAACCCAAATTATTTGATGCCTTCATGCGTGGAAATAATTCTCAAAACATCACAGGCTCCGGTCTTGGACTCCGAATTGCTAAAAGAATCCTCGAATATCACAATGCGAAAATAAATTACAACTCGCCTGCTGAATATACCAATAAGTTTACGGTTACTTTTAATAAATAA
- a CDS encoding IS3 family transposase, with the protein MQCLKVSYSSYYKWKARPLSNRERERERRKKDIKKQITSIYFASKQRYGSPRITVELESSVFKTGKITVAKYMKELGLRSRLSRKFRVTTYSKHNYLVAENILNRNFLVGSPSQAWGL; encoded by the coding sequence GTGCAGTGTTTAAAAGTAAGCTACAGTAGTTATTATAAATGGAAGGCAAGGCCTCTTTCTAATAGAGAGAGAGAGAGAGAGAGAAGAAAAAAAGACATAAAAAAACAAATAACATCTATTTATTTTGCATCAAAGCAGCGCTATGGAAGTCCCAGAATTACTGTAGAATTAGAATCTTCAGTTTTTAAAACCGGCAAAATAACGGTTGCAAAATATATGAAAGAGCTTGGTTTAAGAAGTAGATTAAGCAGGAAATTTAGAGTAACAACATATTCAAAACACAATTATTTGGTTGCAGAGAACATCCTGAATAGAAACTTTTTGGTTGGCAGTCCATCCCAAGCTTGGGGCTTATGA
- a CDS encoding IS3 family transposase, translated as MAVHPKLGAYDITYLQTKDGCLYLTAIIDLFDRKVIGWSSSTGMSTTETSLAAWKMAVKNRKVGSKLIFHSDIDVQYANKKFTNTLAFYGVKRSISRKGNCWDNEVAESSFKSLKTELIYGNKLITREQIELEIFEYIEIWYNKKRRHSTLNYRTIEEFNNKNKIYKNVA; from the coding sequence TTGGCAGTCCATCCCAAGCTTGGGGCTTATGACATCACTTATCTCCAAACCAAAGATGGTTGTTTATACCTAACAGCAATTATAGATTTGTTTGATCGAAAAGTAATTGGTTGGAGCTCAAGTACTGGGATGAGTACAACGGAGACAAGTTTAGCTGCTTGGAAAATGGCTGTCAAAAATAGAAAAGTAGGTAGCAAATTAATTTTTCATTCAGACATAGATGTTCAGTATGCAAATAAAAAATTTACAAATACTCTTGCATTTTATGGAGTAAAAAGGAGTATAAGCAGGAAAGGCAATTGTTGGGATAACGAAGTAGCTGAAAGTTCCTTCAAATCATTGAAAACAGAACTGATTTACGGAAACAAGCTTATCACAAGGGAACAAATAGAACTTGAGATTTTTGAATATATTGAAATATGGTATAATAAAAAAAGAAGGCACAGTACTCTGAATTATAGAACTATTGAAGAATTTAACAATAAAAATAAAATTTACAAAAATGTAGCTTAA